Genomic DNA from Paenibacillus sp. KS-LC4:
TCAGCAACAAATGAATCGCCGCAATGATCCCCATTGGATAAATAAAGGCTCGCGAGAACGTATTTTTGAAGCCATTGCGGGGATGCTTTTCAAAAAAGAGATGCAAGATAGCATGGACGATAAAAAATAAATCCAGCACCCAAAACGTAACCGTCTGATAATCGCTGAACAGCAGGGCGAGTATAATCGTATACATCGGCAGATGAATGAAGGTGAACACCTTATAAGCCTTCGCATCGTCCATATCCTTAAGGAAGATAAACAATCGCCATTCCGAATGGCGGATCGCATCCATTTCGTGAAGCAGAAACAACGATAGATTGAACAAAAATAGCACAAGCAAAAAATCGGGCATAAGTGGCCTCCTACAATTTTATAACAGCACGGCAGTTTATGTATTACATTTATATGCT
This window encodes:
- a CDS encoding DUF6713 family protein: MPDFLLVLFLFNLSLFLLHEMDAIRHSEWRLFIFLKDMDDAKAYKVFTFIHLPMYTIILALLFSDYQTVTFWVLDLFFIVHAILHLFFEKHPRNGFKNTFSRAFIYPMGIIAAIHLLLMVIK